A stretch of Flavobacterium sp. N1994 DNA encodes these proteins:
- the murA gene encoding UDP-N-acetylglucosamine 1-carboxyvinyltransferase, whose amino-acid sequence MGTFKIEGGIQLKGDVTPQGAKNEALQILCAVLLTPEKVTINNIPDIIDVNKLITLLGNLGVKIQKNGPGSITFQADEVNVGYLETEAFKKEGGSLRGSIMIVGPLLARYGKGYIPKPGGDKIGRRRLDTHFEGFINLGAKFRYEREDHFYGVETKGRLKGAHMLLDEASVTGTANIVMAAVLAEGITTVYNAACEPYLQQLCKMLNSMGAKITGVGSNLLTIEGVEKLGGCEHRILPDMIEIGSWIGLAAMTRSEITIKNVSWENLGVIPNVFRKLGITLEKKGDDIYIPAHTKGYTVKTDIDGSILTIADAPWPGFTPDLLSIVLVVATQANGDVLIHQKMFESRLFFVDKLIDMGAKIMLCDPHRAVVMGHDFKSQLKATVMSSPDIRAGISLLIAALSAKGTSTIQNIEQIDRGYERIDERLRALGANIVRM is encoded by the coding sequence ATGGGAACTTTTAAAATTGAAGGTGGCATTCAACTAAAAGGTGATGTAACACCACAAGGAGCCAAAAATGAAGCATTACAAATCTTATGTGCCGTACTTTTAACTCCGGAAAAAGTAACGATCAACAATATTCCAGACATCATCGATGTTAATAAATTAATCACGCTTTTAGGAAATTTGGGTGTTAAAATCCAAAAAAACGGACCAGGTTCTATCACCTTTCAAGCGGATGAGGTGAATGTGGGCTATCTAGAAACAGAAGCATTCAAAAAAGAAGGTGGAAGTTTAAGAGGATCTATCATGATTGTTGGGCCTTTATTAGCGCGCTACGGAAAAGGATATATTCCAAAACCAGGAGGTGATAAAATTGGAAGACGTCGTTTGGATACCCACTTCGAAGGGTTTATCAACTTAGGAGCTAAATTCCGTTACGAGAGAGAAGACCATTTTTATGGCGTGGAAACCAAAGGAAGATTAAAAGGAGCTCACATGTTATTGGATGAAGCTTCGGTAACAGGAACGGCAAACATTGTTATGGCTGCTGTTTTAGCAGAAGGTATCACCACTGTTTATAACGCGGCATGCGAACCGTATTTGCAACAGTTGTGCAAAATGCTAAACTCGATGGGTGCCAAAATTACTGGAGTGGGGTCAAACTTGCTAACGATTGAAGGTGTTGAAAAACTAGGAGGATGTGAGCACAGAATTCTACCGGATATGATTGAAATTGGTTCTTGGATTGGATTGGCAGCGATGACTCGAAGTGAAATTACTATCAAAAATGTTTCTTGGGAAAATCTAGGGGTTATTCCAAATGTATTCAGAAAACTAGGCATCACTTTAGAGAAAAAAGGAGATGATATTTATATCCCAGCTCATACTAAAGGATACACGGTAAAAACCGATATCGATGGTTCTATCTTAACCATAGCTGATGCGCCATGGCCAGGATTTACGCCCGACTTGCTAAGTATCGTTTTGGTAGTAGCTACACAAGCTAATGGCGATGTCTTGATTCACCAAAAAATGTTTGAAAGCCGTTTGTTCTTCGTAGATAAATTGATTGATATGGGAGCCAAAATTATGTTGTGCGATCCACACCGTGCCGTAGTAATGGGCCATGATTTTAAATCGCAATTAAAAGCAACAGTAATGAGTTCACCTGATATTCGTGCGGGAATCTCTTTATTGATTGCAGCGCTTTCTGCTAAAGGAACATCCACCATTCAAAACATTGAACAAATTGACCGAGGGTACGAAAGAATTGATGAAAGACTTCGTGCATTAGGAGCGAATATAGTTCGTATGTAA
- a CDS encoding DUF4290 domain-containing protein encodes MVERYIKENANDVVHHLEYNAERPHLIIPEYGRHLQKLIDQATVIEDRQERNKAAKYIIQVMGSLNPHLRDVPDFQHKLWDQIFIMSDFKLDVDSPYPIPTRDVINLKPERLGYPQKNPKYRFYGNNIKYMIDVANSWEEGEMKNALVKVIANHMKKSYLSWNKDTVTDVVIFEHLFELSGGKLNLLQSSEELLNTNDLMRTNKKMSNKNMPPSNAKIKSNKMGKKPFIKNNNNNNQK; translated from the coding sequence ATGGTTGAGAGATATATAAAAGAAAATGCGAATGACGTTGTACACCATTTGGAATACAATGCCGAAAGACCGCATTTAATCATTCCAGAATATGGTCGTCATTTGCAAAAATTGATTGATCAGGCTACGGTTATTGAGGATAGACAAGAACGCAATAAAGCGGCCAAATATATCATTCAGGTAATGGGAAGTTTAAATCCGCACTTGCGAGATGTACCCGATTTTCAACACAAGTTGTGGGATCAAATTTTCATCATGTCTGATTTTAAATTAGATGTTGATTCTCCTTATCCGATACCAACAAGAGATGTTATCAACTTAAAACCGGAACGGTTAGGCTATCCTCAAAAAAATCCTAAGTATCGTTTTTATGGTAACAATATCAAATACATGATTGATGTAGCCAACAGTTGGGAAGAAGGCGAAATGAAAAATGCTTTGGTAAAAGTCATTGCCAATCATATGAAGAAATCCTATTTGAGTTGGAACAAAGACACCGTTACCGATGTCGTTATTTTTGAACATCTTTTCGAATTGTCAGGAGGTAAATTAAATTTATTGCAAAGCTCTGAAGAGTTATTGAATACCAATGATTTGATGCGTACCAATAAAAAAATGTCCAATAAGAACATGCCGCCATCCAACGCTAAAATCAAAAGCAACAAGATGGGCAAGAAGCCTTTTATAAAAAACAATAATAACAATAATCAGAAATAG
- a CDS encoding DUF493 domain-containing protein produces MDKKTEEFYIRLREELNNTSTWPSEYLYKFIVPTDAKKIEEVENAFDNLGAVIHTTQSKTGKYTSLSVNVLMQSPESVVEKYIEVSNIEGIISL; encoded by the coding sequence ATGGATAAGAAAACAGAAGAATTTTACATAAGATTACGAGAAGAATTAAATAATACTTCAACGTGGCCCAGCGAATACTTATACAAATTTATTGTTCCCACCGATGCTAAAAAAATTGAAGAAGTAGAAAATGCTTTTGATAATTTAGGGGCCGTAATTCATACTACACAATCCAAAACAGGAAAATACACTAGTCTTTCCGTTAACGTTTTGATGCAAAGTCCTGAAAGCGTGGTGGAGAAATACATAGAAGTTTCAAATATTGAAGGAATAATTTCATTATAA
- a CDS encoding AAA family ATPase, with the protein MKKELIVITGGPGTGKTTIIDALIEQGYACFPEISRQVTMEAKKQGIEQLFLEKPLLFSELLLEGRKKQHQQALADQAEIVFMDRGIPDVLAYMHYIGDSYPAFFDQACKEHNYSKIFVLPPWEDIYESDEERYENFEQAKLIFEHLLETYQNYGYELVEVPRGTVEERIQFILNQLA; encoded by the coding sequence TTGAAAAAAGAACTTATAGTCATAACAGGTGGTCCCGGAACAGGTAAAACCACTATCATCGATGCTCTCATCGAACAAGGCTATGCGTGCTTTCCCGAAATTTCTCGTCAAGTTACTATGGAAGCCAAAAAACAAGGTATCGAACAATTGTTTTTGGAAAAACCATTACTCTTTAGCGAATTATTATTAGAAGGCAGAAAAAAACAGCACCAACAAGCTCTTGCCGATCAAGCCGAAATTGTATTCATGGACAGAGGAATACCTGATGTTTTAGCGTATATGCATTACATTGGCGACAGTTATCCCGCTTTTTTTGATCAGGCTTGTAAAGAACATAATTACTCTAAAATATTTGTGTTACCCCCTTGGGAAGACATTTACGAAAGTGATGAAGAGCGCTATGAAAACTTTGAGCAAGCCAAACTCATCTTCGAGCATTTGTTAGAAACCTATCAAAACTATGGTTACGAACTCGTTGAAGTTCCAAGAGGAACTGTTGAAGAACGTATTCAGTTTATCTTGAACCAACTGGCATAA
- a CDS encoding ATP-dependent DNA helicase RecQ, whose protein sequence is MNKAIEILQKYWKHDAFREPQEAIITSVIDGKDTFALMPTGGGKSICFQVPAMMQDGICLVISPLIALMRDQVQNLQGKGIKAIALTGGIHQDEIIDLLDNCQFGNYKFLYLSPERLQNDWILERIKSLPINLIAIDEAHCVSQWGHDFRPAYLKIAQLKELFPKVPFLALTASATSRVKEDIITQLKLDNPQVFSKSFYRENIAYMVFETEDKLHLLQQILHKNSEPSIIYVTNRKSCSETVFQLENMGFKATFYHGGLSSKDKEKQMQLWMEEKVQVMVATNAFGMGIDKANVKTIIHLHLPQNLENYYQETGRAGRNGEKAFAILLNNPSDIFHAESQFISILPDKPFLNLVFSKLCSFLQIAYGEGIDEQFGFNLNQFCSKYNFPTLKTYNALQFLDRQGIITLSQEFSEKISLQFTIPSKEVIRYMSLNPNDEEIMLTILRTYPGIYDMQTAFNPILIAKKANTNEVAVVTLLQKLKEKQIVDLIARNNDAKITFNEVREDERTINRVSKYLEAQNKLKIEQLQAVLHYSKDDKTCKQKLLMQYFGETIKKDCGVCSYCISKNKKKSNPDDLSEKIIALLKIQDFNSRDIQKLTKFPKDDVIFALQNLLEKDTISIKSNNLYSLK, encoded by the coding sequence TTGAACAAAGCCATAGAAATACTCCAAAAGTATTGGAAACACGATGCTTTTCGTGAGCCACAGGAAGCTATAATTACTTCGGTGATAGATGGCAAGGATACTTTTGCTTTGATGCCCACTGGTGGCGGAAAATCAATATGTTTTCAGGTGCCTGCTATGATGCAAGACGGAATTTGTTTGGTTATTTCTCCGCTAATAGCTTTGATGCGCGATCAAGTTCAAAACTTGCAAGGAAAAGGAATAAAAGCCATAGCCTTGACGGGTGGAATTCATCAAGATGAGATTATTGATTTGTTGGACAATTGTCAGTTTGGCAACTATAAATTCCTCTATCTTTCCCCCGAACGTTTGCAAAACGATTGGATTTTGGAACGCATTAAAAGCCTTCCTATCAACCTCATTGCCATTGATGAAGCACATTGTGTTTCGCAATGGGGACATGATTTCCGACCTGCTTATTTGAAGATTGCACAACTCAAAGAATTATTTCCCAAAGTACCTTTTTTGGCTTTGACCGCTTCGGCAACATCGCGGGTGAAAGAAGATATTATTACCCAATTAAAATTGGACAACCCACAGGTTTTCTCTAAATCATTTTACCGAGAAAACATTGCTTATATGGTTTTTGAAACCGAAGACAAATTGCATCTTTTGCAACAAATATTGCACAAGAACAGTGAACCATCCATTATTTATGTAACCAATAGAAAATCATGCTCAGAAACTGTTTTTCAGTTGGAGAATATGGGATTCAAAGCTACTTTTTATCACGGAGGTCTGTCCTCAAAAGATAAAGAGAAACAGATGCAACTTTGGATGGAAGAAAAAGTGCAAGTGATGGTTGCTACCAATGCTTTCGGAATGGGCATAGATAAAGCGAATGTCAAAACAATAATCCATTTGCATTTACCTCAAAATCTGGAAAACTATTACCAAGAAACAGGTCGTGCTGGCAGAAATGGAGAAAAGGCTTTTGCGATTTTACTTAACAATCCTTCTGATATTTTCCATGCTGAGTCACAATTTATAAGCATTTTACCTGACAAACCTTTTTTAAATTTGGTATTTTCAAAACTGTGTTCGTTTTTACAAATCGCATACGGAGAAGGCATTGATGAACAGTTTGGTTTTAATCTCAATCAGTTTTGCAGCAAATATAATTTCCCAACATTAAAGACATATAATGCATTACAGTTCTTGGACAGACAAGGAATCATTACTTTATCGCAAGAGTTTTCAGAGAAAATAAGTTTACAATTTACGATTCCGTCTAAAGAAGTCATTCGGTACATGAGTTTAAATCCGAATGACGAAGAAATTATGCTGACTATTTTGAGAACCTATCCCGGAATTTATGATATGCAAACCGCTTTCAACCCGATATTAATTGCCAAAAAGGCTAATACAAACGAAGTTGCAGTAGTAACGCTTTTACAAAAACTAAAAGAAAAGCAAATTGTTGATTTGATTGCTAGAAACAACGATGCGAAGATTACATTTAACGAAGTAAGGGAAGACGAGCGTACTATTAATAGAGTTTCAAAATATCTAGAAGCTCAAAATAAATTAAAAATTGAGCAATTGCAAGCGGTACTGCACTATAGCAAAGACGACAAGACATGTAAACAGAAATTGTTGATGCAGTATTTTGGTGAAACTATAAAGAAAGATTGTGGGGTTTGCTCCTATTGTATTTCAAAAAATAAAAAGAAAAGCAATCCAGATGATTTATCAGAAAAAATTATTGCATTGTTAAAAATTCAGGATTTCAATTCAAGGGATATTCAAAAACTAACCAAATTTCCGAAAGACGATGTTATCTTTGCCCTGCAAAACCTTTTGGAAAAGGATACCATTAGCATCAAATCAAATAATTTATACTCTTTAAAATAA
- the fmt gene encoding methionyl-tRNA formyltransferase — MEKLRIVFMGTPEFAVGILDTIIKNKYEVVGVITAADKPAGRGQKIKYSAVKEYALENNLKLLQPTNLKDEVFLSELQSLNANLQVVVAFRMLPEVVWRMPKLGTFNLHASLLPNYRGAAPINWAIINGETKTGVTTFFIDDKIDTGAMILNKEIAITEEENAGVLHDKLMRLGSEALVETLSIIEKGNVKTTIQKDTAEIKTAYKLNRDNCKIDWSKSATEIHNLIRGLSPYPTAWCFFKDNGEEWNVKIYEARTHVEIHNYNIGQIIASKKEIKIAVKDGFIQILNLQFPAKKKMMTNELLNGITFSEKAQAE; from the coding sequence ATGGAAAAGTTACGCATTGTTTTTATGGGAACTCCTGAATTTGCTGTTGGCATTTTGGATACCATCATTAAAAATAAGTACGAGGTTGTTGGTGTCATAACCGCAGCAGATAAACCAGCGGGTCGTGGCCAAAAGATAAAATATTCAGCCGTAAAAGAATATGCTTTAGAGAACAACTTAAAATTATTGCAACCTACCAATCTCAAAGACGAAGTTTTCTTATCAGAACTCCAAAGTTTAAACGCTAATCTTCAAGTTGTGGTTGCTTTTAGAATGTTGCCCGAAGTGGTTTGGAGAATGCCAAAACTTGGGACTTTTAATTTGCATGCTTCTTTGTTACCTAACTATCGAGGGGCGGCACCAATAAACTGGGCTATAATCAATGGAGAAACTAAAACAGGGGTAACCACATTTTTTATTGATGATAAAATTGATACTGGCGCAATGATTTTGAATAAAGAAATCGCTATTACTGAAGAGGAAAATGCAGGAGTTTTGCATGATAAGTTAATGCGATTAGGAAGTGAAGCACTAGTAGAAACTTTATCTATTATAGAAAAAGGAAATGTTAAGACAACTATTCAAAAAGATACCGCAGAAATCAAAACTGCTTATAAACTAAACCGTGACAATTGTAAAATTGACTGGAGTAAGTCGGCCACTGAAATTCATAATTTAATTCGTGGACTATCACCTTATCCAACAGCTTGGTGTTTCTTTAAAGACAATGGTGAAGAATGGAATGTTAAAATATACGAAGCTAGGACTCACGTAGAAATTCACAATTATAATATAGGACAAATTATTGCTTCCAAAAAAGAGATTAAGATTGCTGTAAAAGATGGTTTTATCCAAATCTTAAATCTTCAATTTCCAGCAAAGAAAAAAATGATGACAAATGAACTATTAAACGGTATCACTTTTTCTGAAAAAGCACAAGCAGAGTAA